The Actinomycetota bacterium genome window below encodes:
- the cysS gene encoding cysteine--tRNA ligase, with amino-acid sequence MGLVVQNTLTRRKEPFSPLEPGRVGMYVCGPTVYDHPHVGHARAAVAFDVIRRALTFLGYRVTYVRNVTDVDDKIIARSHEEGRSPWEVAEEYTRVYDEQMSALGVRPPDITPRATGHILDMIRLIEVLIERGVAYAVDGDVYYAVAEFEGYGKLSNRTLDDMRAGERVEPDPRKRNPLDFALWKSAKPGEPSWPSPWGEGRPGWHIECSAMAMKYLGATFDVHGGGRDLIFPHHENEIAQSEAATGVEFARVWLHNGFVTIDAEKMAKSLKNFVTVADVLLDYPAPAVRTFLAGAQYRSPIDFSTSALDDGRAAWERLATFGRNATSVLSALEGGPPSRDPSIAEAWIGKFTAAIEDDFNTPEALAVLFDLVTAANPLIEEIERRPDAAVARDLASRLDAFDTMAEVLGLSPNRDWPDTGGRASEALAPLAEYLLELREQARRAKDFARADEIRERLAAAGIVVEDRPSGPRWRLA; translated from the coding sequence ATGGGCCTGGTCGTCCAAAACACGCTGACCCGACGGAAAGAGCCGTTCTCCCCACTCGAGCCGGGCCGCGTCGGGATGTACGTCTGTGGACCGACCGTCTACGACCACCCGCACGTCGGGCACGCGCGTGCCGCCGTCGCCTTCGACGTGATCCGCCGCGCGCTCACCTTCCTCGGGTACCGGGTCACCTACGTTCGTAACGTGACCGACGTCGACGACAAGATCATCGCGCGCTCGCACGAAGAAGGTCGCAGCCCGTGGGAGGTCGCCGAGGAGTACACCCGCGTCTACGACGAGCAGATGTCGGCGCTGGGCGTCCGCCCGCCGGACATCACCCCGCGAGCCACCGGTCACATCCTCGACATGATCCGTCTCATCGAGGTGCTGATCGAGCGCGGTGTCGCGTACGCCGTCGATGGCGACGTCTACTACGCGGTCGCGGAGTTCGAGGGCTACGGGAAGCTCTCCAACCGCACGCTCGACGACATGCGCGCCGGGGAGCGGGTCGAGCCCGACCCTCGCAAGCGCAACCCGCTCGATTTCGCGTTGTGGAAGTCGGCGAAACCCGGCGAGCCGTCGTGGCCGTCGCCCTGGGGTGAGGGACGGCCCGGCTGGCACATCGAATGCTCGGCGATGGCGATGAAGTACCTGGGCGCCACGTTCGACGTGCACGGCGGCGGCCGGGACCTGATCTTCCCGCATCACGAGAACGAGATCGCGCAATCCGAAGCAGCCACCGGCGTGGAGTTCGCCCGCGTCTGGCTCCACAACGGCTTCGTCACCATCGATGCCGAGAAGATGGCGAAATCGCTTAAGAACTTCGTGACGGTGGCCGACGTGCTCCTCGACTATCCGGCGCCGGCGGTGCGCACGTTCCTCGCCGGGGCGCAGTACCGCTCGCCGATCGACTTCTCGACCTCCGCCCTGGACGACGGCCGCGCGGCGTGGGAGCGCCTCGCTACCTTCGGGCGCAACGCGACGTCGGTCTTGAGCGCGCTGGAGGGGGGGCCTCCGTCGCGCGACCCGTCGATCGCCGAGGCGTGGATCGGGAAGTTCACGGCGGCGATCGAGGACGACTTCAACACACCCGAGGCGCTCGCCGTTCTGTTCGATCTGGTTACGGCCGCCAACCCGCTCATCGAAGAGATCGAACGCCGGCCGGACGCGGCGGTCGCGCGTGACCTGGCGTCGCGGCTCGATGCGTTCGACACGATGGCCGAGGTGCTGGGCCTCAGCCCGAACCGCGACTGGCCGGATACCGGCGGGCGCGCCTCCGAGGCGCTGGCTCCGCTCGCCGAGTACCTGCTCGAGCTCCGCGAGCAGGCTCGCAGGGCGAAGGACTTCGCTCGCGCCGATGAGATACGCGAGCGGCTCGCGGCGGCCGGGATCGTGGTCGAGGACCGCCCGAGCGGGCCCCGCTGGCGCCTCGCCTGA
- the ispF gene encoding 2-C-methyl-D-erythritol 2,4-cyclodiphosphate synthase, producing the protein MRVGLGFDAHRFAAGRPLVLGTIAIDHDRGLAGHSDGDVLTHAIVDAILGAAALGDIGTHFPSSDPRWKDVDSSIFLSEVLSSVRLLGLDIANIDVTVVCEVPRLEPYREKMQSAIASALGVEPEAVSVKATTTDTMGFTGRGEGVAAFAVALIRPA; encoded by the coding sequence GTGCGGGTCGGCTTGGGGTTCGACGCTCATCGTTTCGCCGCCGGGCGGCCGCTGGTTCTCGGCACGATCGCGATCGATCACGACAGAGGCCTCGCCGGTCATTCCGACGGCGATGTCCTGACGCACGCGATCGTCGACGCGATCCTCGGAGCGGCCGCGCTCGGCGACATCGGTACTCACTTCCCATCCTCGGACCCGCGTTGGAAGGACGTCGACAGCTCGATCTTCCTCAGCGAGGTCCTGTCTTCCGTACGCCTCCTCGGACTGGATATCGCGAACATCGACGTCACCGTGGTCTGCGAGGTTCCGCGCCTCGAGCCCTACCGGGAGAAGATGCAATCCGCGATCGCGTCGGCTCTCGGCGTCGAACCCGAGGCCGTGAGCGTCAAAGCGACGACCACCGACACGATGGGGTTCACGGGACGCGGCGAAGGTGTCGCAGCGTTCGCCGTGGCGTTGATCCGGCCGGCCTGA
- the ispD gene encoding 2-C-methyl-D-erythritol 4-phosphate cytidylyltransferase, giving the protein MSAWAIVVAAGEGVRFGRSKAFVGLAGIPMVAHSLIVLAKASTIEGIVLVVASSQLEEGLALATATVPPIRVEVVAGGPNRGESVRAGLAVVPTEARHVVVHDAARPLVTVALVEASLAALDSAAGVVVAVPERDTIKRERDGDVAETIDREGLWRAQTPQAFRASSLRSAHERAAAEGIEATDDAMLVERIGERVVIVPGDERNLKVTTPEDLTIAEALIAARGGF; this is encoded by the coding sequence GTGAGCGCATGGGCCATCGTCGTCGCCGCAGGCGAAGGCGTGCGCTTCGGCAGGTCCAAGGCCTTCGTTGGGTTGGCCGGGATCCCGATGGTTGCTCATTCGCTGATCGTCCTGGCGAAGGCGTCGACGATCGAAGGCATCGTGCTCGTCGTCGCCTCCTCGCAGCTCGAAGAGGGGCTCGCGCTGGCGACGGCAACGGTTCCGCCGATCCGCGTGGAGGTCGTGGCCGGCGGCCCGAACCGCGGCGAGTCGGTGCGAGCCGGGCTCGCCGTCGTGCCGACGGAGGCGAGGCACGTGGTCGTCCACGACGCGGCTCGGCCGCTCGTGACGGTTGCGCTCGTTGAAGCCTCGCTGGCGGCCCTCGATTCGGCCGCCGGCGTTGTCGTCGCCGTTCCCGAGCGCGACACGATCAAGCGAGAGCGGGACGGCGATGTTGCCGAGACGATCGACCGCGAGGGGCTCTGGCGAGCGCAGACCCCGCAGGCGTTCCGCGCCTCTTCGCTTCGTTCGGCTCATGAGCGAGCGGCCGCCGAAGGGATCGAGGCTACCGACGATGCGATGCTCGTCGAACGGATCGGGGAACGGGTCGTGATCGTCCCCGGCGACGAACGCAACCTCAAGGTGACGACCCCCGAGGACCTCACGATCGCGGAAGCGCTCATCGCCGCCCGCGGAGGTTTCTGA
- a CDS encoding PIN domain-containing protein: protein MEERDRGVVLVELVRLVVVAFCTAAGYRVAQGIVSSSESGKVLLGAVVGSLFGYVAGGVLGRAVATLLGAAEQRIAKISGADLVAGGIGAIFGLIISAGIGWPLLFVPQRDVAIAILGFLTIVMGFLGFRAGVQKREDLLQLFGLSFRTRASDLRVLDTSAILDPRLLDCVRAGIVRGTLLVAPFVLDEVQAIADVADPARRARGRRGLEALAVMRRERLADVRSVDRMYPEFGEVDAKVVALARDRGASIVTNDVALARIAELQGVEVLSLNALADVLRAPLLPGEGFTVLVTKQGRETNQGVGYLDDGSMVVVDGGRGLIGESADVVVTSVVQTSGGRMVFAKPAGHEPAASGNGSEGSGA from the coding sequence GTGGAAGAACGTGATCGTGGGGTCGTGCTCGTCGAGCTGGTTCGGCTCGTCGTCGTCGCGTTCTGCACCGCGGCGGGCTACCGCGTAGCGCAAGGCATCGTTTCGAGCTCCGAGTCGGGCAAGGTGCTGCTCGGTGCGGTGGTCGGCAGCCTCTTCGGGTACGTCGCGGGGGGTGTGCTCGGCCGGGCGGTGGCGACGCTGCTCGGCGCCGCGGAGCAGCGGATCGCGAAGATCTCGGGGGCCGATCTGGTCGCGGGAGGGATCGGCGCGATCTTCGGGCTGATCATCTCGGCCGGTATCGGCTGGCCGCTGCTCTTCGTTCCCCAGCGTGACGTCGCGATCGCCATCTTGGGATTCCTCACGATCGTGATGGGATTCCTGGGGTTTCGCGCCGGCGTCCAGAAACGTGAGGACCTTCTCCAGCTGTTCGGTCTGTCGTTCCGCACCCGCGCGTCGGACCTTCGCGTGCTCGACACGAGCGCGATCCTCGATCCGCGTCTCCTCGACTGCGTCCGCGCGGGGATCGTCCGCGGCACGCTTCTGGTCGCGCCGTTCGTTCTCGATGAGGTGCAGGCGATCGCCGACGTGGCGGACCCGGCACGGCGAGCCCGGGGCAGGCGCGGGCTCGAGGCGCTCGCCGTGATGCGACGAGAACGTCTGGCGGACGTGCGGAGCGTCGACCGCATGTATCCCGAGTTCGGAGAGGTGGATGCCAAGGTGGTCGCGCTCGCGCGAGACCGCGGCGCGTCGATCGTCACGAACGACGTCGCCCTCGCGCGCATCGCGGAGCTACAGGGGGTCGAGGTGTTGTCCCTGAATGCGCTGGCCGACGTCCTCCGCGCCCCGCTCCTCCCCGGCGAAGGATTCACCGTCTTGGTCACGAAGCAGGGACGCGAGACGAATCAAGGCGTCGGCTATCTCGACGACGGATCGATGGTGGTGGTCGACGGCGGCCGAGGCCTCATCGGCGAGTCCGCCGACGTTGTGGTAACGAGTGTGGTTCAGACCTCTGGGGGACGGATGGTGTTCGCGAAACCGGCCGGCCATGAGCCCGCAGCCTCGGGCAACGGCAGCGAGGGCTCCGGCGCGTGA
- a CDS encoding CarD family transcriptional regulator, giving the protein MTKRSFRVGDKVVYPHHGAATIEGLQDREVDGTSRKYYVLRLSYGDLTLMVPMDASDEVGLRGVVPKDEIDSVFSILKSKKQAPSPSNWSRRFKNHVEKLRSGDIYQVAEVVKNLTLRDKDKGLSAGEKRMLSKARQILVSELTFALNSNEDKAETMLDEVLGIA; this is encoded by the coding sequence ATGACAAAGCGCTCGTTCCGCGTCGGTGACAAGGTCGTCTATCCGCATCATGGTGCCGCAACGATCGAAGGGCTCCAGGATCGCGAAGTGGACGGTACGTCGCGCAAGTATTACGTCCTGCGACTTTCCTACGGCGACCTGACGTTGATGGTGCCGATGGATGCGTCCGACGAGGTCGGACTGCGTGGCGTCGTTCCGAAGGACGAGATCGATTCCGTTTTTTCGATCCTGAAATCCAAGAAGCAGGCTCCTTCGCCGTCGAACTGGAGCCGTCGATTCAAGAACCACGTCGAAAAGCTGCGTTCCGGCGACATCTACCAGGTTGCCGAGGTCGTTAAGAACCTCACGCTGCGCGACAAGGACAAGGGCCTCTCCGCCGGAGAGAAGCGCATGCTCTCGAAGGCGCGCCAGATCCTCGTGTCGGAGCTGACGTTCGCGCTCAACTCCAACGAGGACAAAGCGGAGACCATGCTCGACGAGGTGCTGGGCATCGCGTAG
- the radA gene encoding DNA repair protein RadA: MAKTRALAVCAKCGQNATRWVGRCSACGAWGTMEEITLTSVPDRAAPAAAPGPLAALDISSQAAQPTGLAELDRVLGGGLVRGGAYLVAGEPGVGKSTLLFQVASRASSAGRRALLICGEETPEQVRIRADRLGGPPAELWATRATDVAEITSAMDAASPALVIVDSVQSLSRGDVPGVPGSVSQVRACAGALVRAAKDRGVTLVLVGQATKDGQVAGPRTLEHLVDAVLWFEGEPQGSLRLLRSTKNRFGAAHEVGCFAMSSDGLKEVADPSSLLVSHRDRPAPGIAVAPLLEGNRAMLVEVQALVGPTSVAAPRRTGAGLDAQRLGLLVAVLERRGRLRLGGHDVFAAAMGGVRAVEPSVDLAVALAVASSFLDAPLPSATIAVGEIGLSGEIRGVRDLGRRLEEAARLGFRRAIVHAGADLPHTDQVQLLAARDIQDALEHLERPSRNGSRDRVERAPAVVRG, translated from the coding sequence ATGGCGAAGACGAGGGCGCTCGCGGTGTGTGCCAAATGCGGGCAGAACGCGACGCGCTGGGTCGGACGGTGCTCGGCGTGCGGCGCATGGGGGACCATGGAGGAGATCACGCTGACGTCGGTTCCCGATCGGGCCGCACCGGCCGCGGCACCCGGGCCGCTCGCAGCCCTCGACATCAGCTCCCAGGCGGCCCAGCCCACGGGGCTGGCAGAGCTCGACCGGGTGCTCGGCGGAGGCTTGGTCCGCGGCGGTGCCTACCTGGTGGCCGGCGAGCCGGGAGTGGGCAAGTCCACGCTGCTCTTCCAGGTCGCTTCCCGCGCCTCCTCGGCGGGGCGCAGGGCTCTCCTGATCTGCGGCGAGGAAACCCCCGAGCAGGTGCGGATCCGCGCCGACCGTCTCGGCGGTCCCCCTGCCGAGCTGTGGGCCACCCGGGCCACCGACGTGGCCGAGATCACCAGCGCGATGGACGCCGCGTCTCCTGCGCTCGTCATCGTCGATTCCGTGCAGTCGCTGTCGCGCGGCGATGTTCCGGGGGTTCCCGGCTCGGTCTCACAGGTTCGGGCATGCGCAGGTGCTTTGGTGCGCGCGGCCAAGGATCGCGGCGTCACGCTGGTCCTCGTGGGCCAGGCGACCAAGGACGGACAGGTCGCGGGCCCGAGGACGCTCGAGCATCTCGTCGACGCCGTGCTCTGGTTCGAGGGCGAGCCGCAAGGATCGCTCCGTCTCCTCCGCTCGACCAAGAACCGGTTCGGAGCGGCCCACGAGGTCGGCTGCTTCGCGATGTCCTCGGATGGCCTGAAGGAAGTCGCAGACCCATCGTCACTCCTCGTCTCCCATCGCGATCGACCGGCACCGGGCATCGCGGTCGCTCCGTTACTCGAAGGCAACCGCGCGATGCTCGTCGAGGTGCAGGCGCTCGTCGGCCCGACGTCGGTCGCCGCACCGCGACGTACCGGCGCTGGTCTGGACGCGCAACGTCTCGGTTTGCTCGTCGCTGTTCTGGAGCGTCGCGGGCGCCTGCGTCTCGGTGGGCACGATGTGTTCGCTGCGGCGATGGGCGGCGTGCGGGCCGTCGAGCCGTCGGTCGACCTCGCCGTCGCGCTCGCCGTGGCTTCGAGCTTTCTCGATGCTCCGTTGCCGAGCGCGACCATCGCCGTCGGGGAGATCGGGTTGTCCGGAGAGATCCGCGGCGTCCGGGATCTCGGGCGCCGGCTCGAGGAGGCGGCGCGGCTCGGATTCCGCCGCGCGATCGTGCACGCCGGTGCCGATCTCCCGCACACGGATCAAGTGCAGCTCCTTGCGGCACGCGACATCCAGGATGCTCTCGAGCATCTCGAGCGTCCGTCGCGGAACGGCTCACGCGACCGCGTGGAACGTGCGCCCGCCGTCGTGCGCGGATGA
- the rlmN gene encoding 23S rRNA (adenine(2503)-C(2))-methyltransferase RlmN: MTLPFEVPGPAYRARQVASWVYTRFARTFDDMTDLPASMRAELATQFGEIRPAPTTVLSADDGDTLKALFPGSYEAVAMRYRGGRRTVCISSQAGCGLGCTFCATGQMGLLRNLTTFEIVSQVLWAGEVFGERPTNVVLMGMGEPLANYDAVLEAVHSIHDDVGISARRIVVSTVGLVPQIRRLAEDPLPVTLALSLHAPDDETRNELVPVNRRWPVAECLDAAVEFRRAHGRRVSVEYALIDGVNDHPWQATELARLLRRSDIHVNLIPLNPTPGYGVPASPRVQDFADELRGAGVNVTVRDTRGREIDAACGQLATTVLGEAGLSGRGPSAGRG, from the coding sequence ATGACGCTGCCGTTCGAGGTTCCCGGCCCGGCGTATCGGGCTCGGCAGGTCGCGAGCTGGGTCTACACGCGCTTCGCCCGGACCTTCGACGACATGACAGACCTGCCGGCGAGCATGCGCGCGGAGCTCGCGACGCAGTTCGGCGAGATCCGCCCCGCGCCGACGACCGTCCTGAGCGCCGACGACGGCGACACGCTCAAGGCCCTGTTCCCCGGCTCGTACGAGGCGGTTGCGATGCGATACCGCGGTGGCCGGCGAACCGTCTGCATCTCCAGCCAGGCCGGCTGCGGGCTCGGGTGTACATTCTGCGCGACCGGGCAGATGGGGCTGCTGCGCAACCTGACCACATTCGAGATCGTGTCGCAGGTCCTCTGGGCCGGCGAAGTCTTCGGGGAGCGACCGACCAACGTCGTGCTGATGGGGATGGGCGAGCCGCTTGCGAACTACGACGCCGTGCTCGAGGCCGTGCATTCGATCCACGACGACGTCGGCATCTCGGCCCGGCGGATCGTCGTTTCGACGGTCGGGCTGGTGCCGCAGATCCGCCGCCTCGCCGAGGATCCGCTTCCGGTCACGCTGGCGTTGTCCCTGCACGCGCCCGACGACGAGACCCGCAACGAGCTCGTGCCCGTGAACCGTCGGTGGCCGGTTGCCGAGTGCCTCGATGCGGCGGTGGAGTTCCGTCGCGCGCACGGGCGCCGCGTCTCCGTCGAGTACGCGCTCATCGACGGCGTCAACGACCATCCGTGGCAGGCGACGGAGCTGGCGAGGCTGCTCCGCCGCTCGGACATCCATGTGAACCTGATCCCGCTCAACCCGACGCCCGGCTACGGCGTGCCGGCGTCACCCCGGGTTCAGGACTTCGCCGACGAGCTTCGCGGCGCGGGCGTGAACGTGACCGTTCGAGACACGCGGGGCCGGGAGATCGATGCGGCGTGCGGTCAGCTCGCGACCACGGTCCTCGGCGAAGCCGGTCTCAGCGGACGGGGTCCTTCGGCCGGAAGGGGATGA
- a CDS encoding A/G-specific adenine glycosylase, with product MPARRGKVDVKAQERVLDWFDEHGRHLPWRETRDPYRTLVAEVMLQQTQTGRVAPSYETFLVRFPTLERLAHAPAMEVIQAWRGLGYNRRAVDLQGAAQAIVGDHGGFFPREPAALRRLRGLGEYSSSAIACFAFDAQVPVVDTNVRRVLARAALGKDASEVPADRLATLANDWLPSGEAYRWNQALMDIGAMVCRVSKPLCATCPLRTTCVYRAKGRHRTAPVRAPKREERFEGSRRQTRGTIVDHLRRAARKGITVAELSHLMHPDGGGDPALLVELLAKLEQEGLAELTPGARKGSARGIVRLPSRASRR from the coding sequence ATGCCGGCTCGCCGAGGAAAGGTCGACGTTAAGGCCCAGGAGCGCGTGCTCGACTGGTTCGACGAGCACGGCCGCCACCTGCCGTGGCGCGAAACGCGCGATCCGTACCGGACCCTGGTGGCCGAGGTCATGCTCCAGCAAACCCAGACGGGCCGCGTCGCGCCCTCCTACGAGACGTTCCTCGTCCGATTCCCAACCCTCGAGCGCCTGGCGCACGCGCCGGCCATGGAGGTCATCCAGGCCTGGCGGGGGCTCGGCTACAACCGCCGGGCGGTCGACCTGCAGGGGGCCGCCCAGGCCATCGTCGGCGACCACGGCGGCTTCTTCCCCAGGGAGCCGGCGGCGCTTCGTCGGCTGCGGGGTCTCGGCGAGTACTCCTCGTCCGCCATCGCGTGCTTCGCCTTCGACGCGCAGGTGCCCGTGGTGGACACGAACGTGCGGCGGGTGCTCGCCCGGGCGGCGCTCGGCAAGGACGCGAGCGAGGTGCCCGCCGACCGGCTCGCGACGCTCGCGAACGACTGGCTGCCCTCCGGCGAGGCCTACCGATGGAACCAAGCCCTGATGGATATCGGCGCCATGGTCTGCCGGGTCTCGAAGCCGCTGTGCGCGACGTGCCCGCTCCGGACGACGTGCGTCTATCGCGCCAAAGGTCGGCACCGAACCGCGCCGGTTCGAGCCCCCAAGCGCGAGGAGAGATTCGAGGGGTCCCGGCGCCAGACTCGCGGCACGATCGTCGACCACCTGCGCCGCGCCGCGCGGAAAGGCATCACCGTCGCCGAGCTGTCGCATCTCATGCACCCCGACGGCGGCGGGGATCCCGCACTGCTCGTCGAGCTACTGGCCAAGCTCGAGCAGGAAGGGCTCGCGGAGCTGACGCCGGGCGCGCGCAAGGGATCGGCTCGCGGCATCGTCCGGTTGCCGTCGCGCGCGAGCCGTCGATGA
- a CDS encoding maleylpyruvate isomerase N-terminal domain-containing protein codes for MPDIAAAFRDIRHSLTEQLLDIDAEAWDTPIPTRREWTVKDTLAMLAGFAEALIEGHWNEDYSDSWSDKDLRERLQDRFQAMIDLRRDRSGDEVLKEWTGLAPRMERMMDGQDAFPPGIHPFAAWTYLWAVVQNAHNIWTALGVASKDRDSEATTLCLESAVYWLDMRLQAKQIPALRVRTGEQEWVIGDGIPQATVTAPKFELFRALSGRRSLDQIRAFSWDGDPKPYLTVFSPFEPPVEAIIE; via the coding sequence GTGCCAGACATCGCCGCGGCCTTCCGCGACATCAGGCACAGCCTGACCGAACAGCTCCTCGATATCGACGCCGAGGCCTGGGACACGCCGATCCCGACTCGGCGCGAATGGACCGTCAAGGACACGCTCGCGATGCTGGCCGGTTTCGCGGAGGCGCTGATCGAGGGCCACTGGAACGAGGACTACTCCGATTCGTGGTCGGACAAGGACTTGCGCGAGCGGCTCCAGGACCGCTTCCAGGCGATGATCGACCTCCGGCGCGACCGCTCCGGCGACGAGGTCCTGAAGGAGTGGACCGGCCTCGCTCCCCGCATGGAGCGGATGATGGACGGGCAGGACGCCTTCCCGCCGGGCATCCATCCGTTCGCCGCGTGGACGTACCTGTGGGCCGTGGTTCAGAACGCCCACAACATCTGGACCGCGCTGGGGGTCGCCTCGAAGGATCGGGACTCGGAGGCCACGACGCTGTGTCTCGAGTCGGCGGTCTACTGGCTCGACATGCGGCTGCAGGCGAAACAGATCCCTGCTTTGCGGGTGCGGACCGGCGAGCAGGAGTGGGTGATCGGCGACGGGATCCCGCAAGCGACCGTGACCGCGCCGAAGTTCGAGCTCTTCCGCGCGCTGTCGGGACGGCGGAGCCTGGATCAGATCCGGGCGTTCTCCTGGGACGGCGATCCGAAGCCGTACCTGACGGTGTTCAGCCCATTCGAACCGCCGGTCGAAGCGATCATCGAGTGA